Genomic DNA from Nocardioides aquaticus:
TCCGCGCCCCACTCGCCGACTGCATCCTCGCCTGACTCCCTGCCGGACCACGCGGCCGTCAGGCCACGCTGTGTCGAGGGCGAGCTCGCAGATCGGCGGACCCCAGACCGCCAGGAGGGCGGCACCCAGGTCACGTGACGGGCCACCTGGCACCCCGACGGCGAGCGTCTAGGTCCGCGCGATCTTCTATTCATCAGCGCAGGCGAGCCACCCCATGTCTACTTCTCACAAGCCCCAGGTGACCCGAGACGCCTGGGGCTCTTTCACGTCCAGCAGCGGCAGCACGAGCAGCTCCGCTCGGCGGGCCCGGTGCCTCGGGGCGCGCTCGGGCAGCGAACGACACAGGTCCCCTTGCTGCTGTGAGGACGGGGACCTGTGTCGGTGGTCGGTCGGCTAGTACAGGGTCACTGGGTCAGCACCTGGGCCTCCCCGATGCGGATCGGGAGGGGCTCTGTGGCCAGGTCGAACTCGATGGTTCCGGACTGCCCGCCACCGGTCCACTCGACCACCCAGTGACTGGCCGCGGTGACCTGGTACGCACCCTCGGGCTGGTCGGTCGACATCTTCGCGTAGCGGTGCCCGCAGGTCGGGGAGTCCTGCTTGCCGTAGTGATCGGCGTACGGCGTCCCCTTGCCGGTGCAGGTCACCTTGGTGCCGTCGCCCATGTTCCACACGATGCTGGAGACGCTGGCGGTGGCGCTGACCGAGACCGGCCCTTCGCTGGCGGACGCGGTGATCGGTCCGAACGTGTCATCGGTCGGGCTGTCGACCCACATCCACACCGGCAGACCAACGAGTCCGACACGGTTGGGGCCAGGCTCGGGAACGATGCCGATCCTGATCGGATCCAGGTCCATCGATGCGATCGCGCGATTGGCGAGAACCACCGGGTCGATCGTGACCGTGCCGTTCTGGATCCAGACCGGATTCCATGAGGAGCCTGGGGGCGGCCAGTAGCAGATGTGCCACGCACCATCCTCATTGGTCTGTCCAGGGGGCGGCAGTGGGCCCTCCCCACCCGGATCCCAGACGTCGCCGACCCAGCACTGATGGCTGCTGCTCCATACCGACCCGCCGGGGCCAGTGCACGGGATCTCCCTACCGTCCGAGGTCGAGCAAGTCGACGAGCCACCGGTGTCACCGCCGTCACCGCCATCGTTGCCGCCATCCTCGTCGTCACAGACAACTTCGCCGGTCACCGGGTCCGCTGTGCAGTCAGCGCTCGCGGCGGAGGCGGTGACGAACACGATGACGAGCGACCCTGCCAACGCCACCAAGAGGGCAATGAGTCTCCTCAGCATGGCTGGTCCCAAAGCAGGTCCGAGTCGGAGACCTTCCAAGCACCCTTGTCCTTGACGAGCGTGTACTCAACCGGGGCGGGGTTGCGGAGCGGGTCTCCGTTGGGGTCCGTGAAGTCCGGTTGCCGGATCGCCCCGTCGTTCTTCCAGGTGACCTTGGTGCGGTCCTCGCAGTCGACTATCAGAATCGAGGTCCCGCGATTCCGCGGCTCGTCGAGCGTATGTGCGTACTCCCCGGTCACCGTGACGTTTTCATTCATCATGCTCGCGACGGTGTGCTGCAACTGCAGAAACTCCTCACCGGTCGCGACCGGGTTGAGCGCCTTGAAGTTGATGTCCCGCTTCCGGTAAGCGAGGTCGCGTACCTCGAGGTACATCGCCAGCTGGGCCGCCGCCTTCTCCTCGGGGGTCTGCGGCGTCGGCGCAGTGCTCGTCGGGCTCGAGCTCGGCGTAGCGGTCGGGGTGTCCTCGGCCTCGGGGTCGGTGCCGTCGTCCGAGCAGCCCGTGAGGGTGAGGGCGAGGGCGAGGGCGAGGGCCACTCCCCCGAGTGCGGAGTGGTGCTTCCTCATGCGGTGTCTCCTCCTGTGTTGGGCGGCG
This window encodes:
- a CDS encoding IseA DL-endopeptidase inhibitor family protein; translated protein: MRKHHSALGGVALALALALTLTGCSDDGTDPEAEDTPTATPSSSPTSTAPTPQTPEEKAAAQLAMYLEVRDLAYRKRDINFKALNPVATGEEFLQLQHTVASMMNENVTVTGEYAHTLDEPRNRGTSILIVDCEDRTKVTWKNDGAIRQPDFTDPNGDPLRNPAPVEYTLVKDKGAWKVSDSDLLWDQPC